A single Deltaproteobacteria bacterium GWC2_65_14 DNA region contains:
- a CDS encoding ABC transporter ATP-binding protein: MLQVNNIEVIYSDVILVLKGLSLVVPQGQIVALLGANGAGKSTTLKAISGLLKSEEGEVTDGEILFEGVKINGRDAEEIVRRGVFQVMEGRRVFEDLTVEENLRCGAHTRKDTRNVKGDYDRVYGYFPQLKERRKQLAGYLSGGEQQMLAIGRALMARPKLMLLDEPSLGLSPLLVREIFGIIKDINDKEKTTILLVEQNARVALSISTYGYIMENGKVVLDGETEKLASNEDVKEFYLGMTDVGTRKSYKDIKHYKRRKRWLS, from the coding sequence ATGCTCCAGGTGAACAACATCGAGGTGATCTACTCGGACGTCATCCTCGTCCTGAAAGGGCTCTCCCTGGTGGTTCCCCAGGGGCAGATCGTGGCGCTCCTGGGCGCGAACGGGGCCGGGAAGTCCACCACCCTGAAGGCGATCTCGGGGCTGCTGAAATCCGAGGAGGGGGAGGTGACCGACGGGGAGATCCTGTTCGAGGGGGTGAAGATCAACGGGAGGGACGCGGAGGAGATCGTGCGGCGGGGGGTCTTCCAGGTGATGGAGGGGCGCAGGGTCTTCGAGGATCTGACCGTCGAGGAGAACCTCCGGTGCGGCGCCCACACCCGGAAGGACACCAGGAACGTGAAGGGGGATTACGACCGGGTCTACGGCTATTTCCCGCAGCTGAAGGAGCGCAGGAAACAGCTGGCCGGCTACCTTTCCGGAGGGGAGCAGCAGATGCTCGCCATCGGTCGGGCCCTGATGGCCCGGCCCAAGCTGATGCTGCTCGACGAGCCGTCTCTCGGCCTGTCGCCGCTCCTGGTCCGGGAGATCTTCGGGATCATCAAGGATATCAATGACAAGGAGAAAACCACGATCCTCCTCGTCGAGCAGAATGCCCGGGTGGCCCTCTCCATCTCCACCTACGGGTACATCATGGAGAACGGGAAGGTCGTCCTCGACGGCGAGACCGAGAAGCTCGCCAGCAACGAGGATGTCAAGGAGTTCTACCTGGGGATGACCGATGTCGGCACCCGGAAATCCTACAAGGACATCAAGCATTACAAACGGCGCAAGCGCTGGCTATCCTAA